A genomic window from Clostridium aceticum includes:
- a CDS encoding GntR family transcriptional regulator, with product MKNPVYAKIVEDIRNKVNSGELKAGDDLPSETTLCKEYDTSRMTVRKGLSILSNEGYIYSVPGKGYFVEKPQYNKYTIYYDEMHNLINNVDNTKLLAVDITKPSERLVNSLQIHKNKKVVMIRRLFYTEGEPMAYDIKYLLYQKGIPIVEAEIKEATLPEMISKNISLFAMKKEIMIHAKIPQEKTKKLLNISDDLALLVVEQKLYDNNNKPMGIGITYFRGDYIKLQGVSQ from the coding sequence ATGAAAAATCCGGTATACGCTAAAATAGTAGAAGATATTAGAAATAAAGTAAATAGTGGGGAATTGAAGGCGGGGGATGATCTGCCTTCTGAAACAACTTTATGTAAAGAGTATGATACCAGTAGGATGACAGTGAGAAAAGGTCTTTCTATTTTGTCTAACGAAGGATATATTTATTCTGTTCCAGGAAAAGGATATTTTGTTGAAAAGCCCCAGTATAACAAATATACCATTTACTATGATGAGATGCACAACTTGATTAATAATGTAGACAATACAAAACTGCTGGCAGTAGACATCACTAAGCCAAGTGAAAGACTAGTAAATAGCCTGCAAATTCATAAGAATAAGAAGGTTGTTATGATACGCAGATTGTTTTACACTGAGGGAGAACCGATGGCTTATGATATTAAGTATCTGCTTTATCAAAAAGGTATACCCATTGTAGAAGCAGAAATCAAGGAAGCAACACTTCCAGAAATGATCTCTAAGAATATATCTCTTTTTGCTATGAAAAAAGAAATAATGATTCATGCAAAAATTCCCCAAGAAAAAACCAAGAAGTTACTTAATATATCCGATGACCTTGCTTTATTGGTGGTAGAACAGAAACTATATGATAATAATAATAAGCCAATGGGTATAGGAATCACTTATTTTAGAGGAGATTATATTAAGTTGCAGGGAGTAAGCCAATAG
- a CDS encoding cobalamin B12-binding domain-containing protein produces the protein MDKLEELKELIIKNVEQLNEDVVIELAQKALDAGIEPLSLLEIINEGMNKVGLLYAKKDYYIADLIMAGIIFKEVLTLDKMTMHFHSEYNSKVGKVVLGTVQGDIHDIGKDIFKGMLETNGFKVIDLGVDVSKEVFTQKVIENKPDIVGLSGVLTYTIEPMKEIVDALVEAGIRDQVKVIIGANHINIDTCKYIGADGFANDASAGTKICLEWMNK, from the coding sequence ATGGATAAATTAGAGGAATTAAAAGAGTTAATTATAAAAAATGTAGAGCAATTGAACGAGGACGTTGTCATTGAACTAGCACAGAAAGCTTTAGATGCAGGAATAGAGCCACTATCTTTGTTGGAAATAATCAATGAAGGAATGAATAAGGTAGGTCTTTTGTATGCGAAAAAAGACTATTATATTGCTGACTTGATTATGGCAGGAATTATTTTTAAAGAGGTTTTAACACTAGATAAAATGACAATGCACTTTCATAGTGAATATAATAGCAAGGTAGGGAAAGTAGTTTTAGGCACTGTACAGGGAGATATACACGATATTGGCAAGGATATATTTAAGGGTATGCTTGAAACAAACGGTTTCAAGGTAATTGATCTTGGGGTAGATGTTTCTAAAGAAGTATTTACACAAAAGGTTATAGAGAATAAGCCTGATATTGTGGGATTAAGTGGGGTATTAACTTATACAATCGAGCCCATGAAGGAAATAGTAGATGCATTGGTGGAAGCTGGTATAAGAGATCAAGTGAAGGTGATCATAGGGGCTAATCATATAAATATAGATACATGCAAATATATTGGGGCAGATGGTTTTGCCAATGATGCTTCTGCAGGAACAAAAATATGTTTAGAATGGATGAATAAGTAG
- a CDS encoding cobalamin B12-binding domain-containing protein → MDLSALTHAVGELDEDEVLEMLNDFVETNPSEADAQKVVNACQQGMAIVGDLFDKGEYFVGDLIFAGELLTSAIETLKPVIGSGTTEKVGSIVLGTVEGDLHDIGKNIFRSMSEAAGFEVYDIGIDQSPDAFVEKIKEVKPKIIGMSGVLTLAIDSMKNIIDEMKKEGLRDDVKIIIGGNPVTKEACEHVGADAFTTNAAEGVKICQDWVQ, encoded by the coding sequence GTGGGAGAACTTGACGAAGATGAAGTGTTGGAGATGCTAAATGATTTTGTAGAAACAAACCCAAGCGAAGCAGATGCTCAAAAGGTGGTAAATGCATGTCAACAAGGGATGGCAATCGTAGGTGATCTGTTTGACAAGGGAGAGTATTTTGTGGGGGATCTCATCTTTGCAGGGGAACTGTTAACCAGTGCTATTGAAACTTTAAAGCCTGTGATTGGTTCAGGTACAACAGAAAAAGTAGGCAGCATTGTTCTAGGTACAGTAGAAGGAGACCTACATGATATTGGCAAAAACATATTTAGAAGTATGTCAGAAGCAGCTGGTTTTGAAGTATATGATATCGGTATTGATCAATCACCAGATGCCTTTGTGGAAAAGATCAAAGAGGTAAAACCGAAGATCATAGGAATGAGTGGTGTACTTACTTTAGCAATTGACTCTATGAAAAATATCATAGATGAAATGAAGAAAGAAGGACTAAGAGATGATGTGAAAATCATCATTGGTGGGAATCCTGTAACAAAAGAGGCTTGTGAACATGTAGGAGCAGATGCTTTTACCACCAATGCTGCAGAAGGGGTAAAAATTTGCCAAGATTGGGTTCAGTAA